Genomic DNA from Candidatus Nitronereus thalassa:
TGGATTTCCTTCGAGATGGCGTCCATTTTCCAAAAGCCCGGTCCAACATCGGCACCAACACCTTGGGTTGGAAATTTCCGGCCACCGAAATGATCAATTTTTCAGGACGATATTGCTCTTGAACATACTCCAAAATATCTTTTCGTCCAATTCGCCCCATGGTGGTTGGACTCCCCAAAATTGGCCGTCCCAAGGGATGACCTCGCATCACATGATGCGCATGCAGTTCTTGGACAAAATCTTCAGGGTCATCGCGAACCATTCGGATTTCCTCAAGCACCACCTGCTTTTCTCGAGCAATTTCTTTGGGTGGATAACGCGAATGATGGAATAAGTCAGCTAATAAATCGACTGCTTGGCCAATCTGCTGGTCCAGGACCTTGACATAAAAGGCCGTGGACTCATGACTGGTAAATGCGTTCATTTCACCACCAAGGCTATCAATCTCATTGGAAATTTGAGATGCCGATCGCCGCTTCGTGCCTTTAAACATCATATGTTCTAAAAAGTGGGACAGGCCTTCCTGCCCCTTGGCTTCATCCCGAGTCCCCACGTTGATCCAAAGCCCAATAGCAACAGACTTTAAGGCGGACATCCGTTCCATGACCACCCGAACGCCATTATTGAGGACTACTTTACGCACGTCGACAAGTTCCTTTATGAAAAGGTCAACAGATTTTTTCTATGAGGAGAAAATGGAAGTCTTCGCCCCCGAGGGCAAGAGAGGAATTCTTGGACGAAATCATCGCAAAGCTGTTTCATGGGGAACCCCTTTGGCATTGCGATGGAAACCCGAAATCAAAAAAAGGTGACCGCATCTGACGCAGCAACCTGAACATATCAATCTATGCACAGGAACCCCTGTGAGATTTTCCTTACCCTCACCACAATTAGGTTTGGGTAGAAGGAGCTTCCGATTCGGCTAAGGCTTCTTTCCGGCTCAGGCGAATTTTTCCTTGGCGATCAATTTCCATTACCTTCACCATAATTTGCTCGCCTTCGGACACTTCATCGGATACGGAATTCACACGGTGATGGGCCAATTGGGAAATATGCACAAGGCCATCGACATTGGGAATAATTTCTACAAAGGCACCGAAGTCTACGATTTTTCGAACGGTCCCTAGATACAACTTCCCAACCTCGACCTCTTCCGTCAATTGCTCCACCATTTTAATGGCCTTTTCTGCAGAAGGTCCATCAACCGAGGCAATCGTCACCAGCCCGGAATCATCGACGTTCATCTTCACTCCACATTCAGCAATGATTCCGCGAATGACCTTACCACCTGGCCCAATGATATCTCTGATTTTGTCCTGCTTGATTTGAATAGTGAAAATTCTTGGAGCATAGGTGGCAAGGTCAGGACGGGGAGCCGCCAGGGAAGATTCCATTCGTTCTAAAATATGCAAGCGACCAGCACGTGCTTGTTCTAGAGCCTGACGCATTAACTCGGTAGTAATGCCGCCAATCTTGATGTCCATTTGCAGCGCGGTCACGCCATTTTTGGTACCCGTCACTTTGAAATCCATATCCCCAAGATGATCTTCTAACCCCAAAATGTCGGAAAGGATCACCACCCGATCGCCTTCTTTAATGAGTCCCATGGCAATTCCGGCAACCGGCTCCTTAATAGGCACTCCCGCATCCATCAAGGCCAAAGCCCCACCACAAACCGTGGCCATCGACGAAGATCCGTTCGATTCCAAAATATCCGAGACCAGTCGAATGGTATATGGAAAGGCTTCTTTGGTGGGCATCACGGATAGCAATGCACGCCAGGCAAGCTTTCCATGACCAATTTCCCGACGACCAGGAGATCGCATGGGTCTCGCCTCTCCCACACTGAAAGGCGGGAAATTATAATGAAGCATGAATGTTCGAAAATGTTCGCCTTCCAATGCATCGATGCGCTGCTCATCATCGGACGTACCCAGAG
This window encodes:
- a CDS encoding pitrilysin family protein: MRKVVLNNGVRVVMERMSALKSVAIGLWINVGTRDEAKGQEGLSHFLEHMMFKGTKRRSASQISNEIDSLGGEMNAFTSHESTAFYVKVLDQQIGQAVDLLADLFHHSRYPPKEIAREKQVVLEEIRMVRDDPEDFVQELHAHHVMRGHPLGRPILGSPTTMGRIGRKDILEYVQEQYRPEKLIISVAGNFQPKVLVPMLDRAFGKWTPSRRKSNSVQLRKPPDLRTGIFVHPKQLEQTHVCFGLPGIPANHPTRYAAHTLNALFGGGVSSRLFQEVREKRGLAYTIYSQLSCFSDVGTLTIYAATGAKDAPELVDVVRREVRKLRNRGPAPSDVSRTKNQLKGTLMLGLEGTYGRMNKLAKDEISQGRYVSLREMLSEIDKISIKQIQSVARDLLREEEMTVTALGPISKTSFLQ